In Chlamydiales bacterium, the genomic stretch TTGCTTGTAAATTAACTGCTTTTTCAATTATACCACTCTTAATTAATTACATAGTAGTCGGCGGGGGATTATTCCATGAAAATAAAGACGTTTTTTTTACTTTTTAATATTGCGGCCATTTGTTTGGTTCAGACTGCTTGTCAGCGCTCGCCAGGAGATTTTTGGGAGGATACAAAATCTGCAGGAAGGCATTTAGGACAGGGCGTACGCACACTTTCTGGAAGCCGCGCCATTTCTAAGCAAGTAAACCACCCAGGTGAGTTTTACGGTCCAAATGACCACGAGTTTATTCCTCTAAGAGATGAAGACATTTCTAACAGACTTGCCCTAGAAGGCGGTGCAGACCAACCCATGCGCACACCAGGAGAAGCTGGAAGTGGCTTGCCAGGAATTGATGGTTTTAGCTGCCCTACAAGCGCAGAACAGATTCAAATCTTCAGCAATGTTCATTTCGAAACTAACGAGTACGCTGTACGCGGCATTGAGAATGAACAAATTGTTATGGGCATTGCCAATTACATGAAAAAACATCCTAATTTGAACATCTTTATTGAAGGGCACTGCGACCAAAGAGGACCCGCAGCGTTTAACCTGGCTCTTGGTGCGAAGCGTAGTAATGCTATTCGTAATGCCCTTATCCAAGATGGCGTCAATCCAGAACGTATCCATACAATATCTTATGGAAAAGAAAGACCTTGTGTTGAGGGAACGGATGCAATGGCACTAAAACTAAATAGAAGAGCTGAGTTTAAACTCTATTTTCAATAACTTAAGTTGAAGGATAGTTCGTCATGTATCCAGGCAACTTGAAGAAATATTTGTGTTGTTTTGCTTTGCTAATCATCTTTTGCGCTTCTACAATACCCCTAGAAGCGCAACAAAAAGACCGATCTTTATTCTCTCTTCAGTGTGAGCTGGAAGATATAAAGCAAAAGGTACACTGCTACGAGCTTGAGCGTGATATTTTAGAAGAGAAAGTGAATACTCAGGGAGAACAAATTGTAAAACTTCAAAAAGAGCTTACAAAATCCCAAAATGCAAATGAAGAATTATCTAAAGGTAAACTTGGTCAGTTTGAAAAACGCCTTACAGTCGTAGAGCAAAAAGTAGATGGCTTTATCTTAGACTTAAAACAACTCAAATCACATGCAAATGACACCTCTTCTTCCCTTTCAAAATACAGCTCAAAGATCACGGATATTGAACAGAGTTTACAAACCAATGTAACTAGCCTTAAATCAGCTCTTCAATCTCTTGTAAAAGTTGCCTACAAAGGCTCTGAAAGCGGGATTATGGACATGGCAACATCTTCTAAAAGTTATAAAGTAAAACCAGGAGACACTCTAGAGCGCATTGCAAAAAATCATGGCATAAGTGTCGATACTTTAAAAAAACGCAATAACCTCAGTAAAGATCGCATTGTCATTGGGCAAGAACTCACTTTAGAGGACTAAAATGCACAAAGGGCACGATTGCATCGGTATTTTCGACTCAGGTGTAGGCGGCCTAACCGTTGTGCGCCAAATTATTGACCTACTTCCCAACGAAAATATCGTCTACTTTGGTGACACAGCAAGACTTCCCTATGGCAGCAAAAGCGAAGAGACTATCTTGCGCTATTCCATTGAAAACACTGTTTTTTTAATGGAAAAAAATATCAAACTACTTGTTATTGCTTGTAATACCGCAACCGCCTTCGCAATTGAAAAGCTCAAAAAGCTCTTTAATATACCGATCATTGGTGTGATTACGCCAGGCATCGAAAGGGCTGTTATATCTACAAAAAATGCTCGCATTGGCATCATTGGAACAAAGGGAACTATTCAGTCTGGCGCTTATCAAAGAGGCCTACAAGCACTTCTTCCTCATGCATCTATCCATCCTATTGCATGCCCTCTGCTTGTGCATCTAGTAGAAGATTTTTCCCTTGATCATCTGGCCACTCGCCTTATCATCCAAGATTACCTAAAACCTCTTCAAGAACAAAATATTGATACGCTCGTGCTTGG encodes the following:
- the murI gene encoding glutamate racemase, yielding MHKGHDCIGIFDSGVGGLTVVRQIIDLLPNENIVYFGDTARLPYGSKSEETILRYSIENTVFLMEKNIKLLVIACNTATAFAIEKLKKLFNIPIIGVITPGIERAVISTKNARIGIIGTKGTIQSGAYQRGLQALLPHASIHPIACPLLVHLVEDFSLDHLATRLIIQDYLKPLQEQNIDTLVLGCTHYPLLKKILYEEIGKHICLIDPAITCAQKVQEVLNQNNLNTKQTTPGTREYFVSDDPKKFSTIGTQFLGLPLDSVHHHHLT
- a CDS encoding OmpA family protein; protein product: MKIKTFFLLFNIAAICLVQTACQRSPGDFWEDTKSAGRHLGQGVRTLSGSRAISKQVNHPGEFYGPNDHEFIPLRDEDISNRLALEGGADQPMRTPGEAGSGLPGIDGFSCPTSAEQIQIFSNVHFETNEYAVRGIENEQIVMGIANYMKKHPNLNIFIEGHCDQRGPAAFNLALGAKRSNAIRNALIQDGVNPERIHTISYGKERPCVEGTDAMALKLNRRAEFKLYFQ
- a CDS encoding LysM peptidoglycan-binding domain-containing protein, which encodes MYPGNLKKYLCCFALLIIFCASTIPLEAQQKDRSLFSLQCELEDIKQKVHCYELERDILEEKVNTQGEQIVKLQKELTKSQNANEELSKGKLGQFEKRLTVVEQKVDGFILDLKQLKSHANDTSSSLSKYSSKITDIEQSLQTNVTSLKSALQSLVKVAYKGSESGIMDMATSSKSYKVKPGDTLERIAKNHGISVDTLKKRNNLSKDRIVIGQELTLED